From Chloroflexota bacterium, a single genomic window includes:
- a CDS encoding LLM class flavin-dependent oxidoreductase, whose product MRVGTYYFVQATPDRPADAILTEEVDQMVLSEQLGFDSIWLTEHHYSDYGLSSAPSVLLSSVAARTERITLGMAVYVLPFHHPLRLAEETATLDILSGGRLVVGLGRGNRPIEFLGHGVPQDESRTRMEEGVEVLLRAWTEERVSFQGRHWQIDGIPVYPKPRTRPHPPLAFAVTSTESLAWAGQHGYAIMSSGLFTPIDPVLRQRETYVTALRQGGQTEAQIASLLARWIVTKHVYVAPTDEQARAEAEAAERWYLDAYARSISPDGLRGLSEPVRAAAAASAERVSALRWEDLVDTCLLVGSPETVRRKALELRAAGVGELVCWMNFGGISAEGARRSMRLFADEVMPALREPALPGGGRG is encoded by the coding sequence ATGCGTGTCGGCACCTACTACTTTGTCCAGGCGACGCCAGACCGGCCAGCGGACGCGATCCTGACCGAGGAAGTCGATCAGATGGTGCTCTCGGAGCAGCTTGGGTTTGACTCGATCTGGCTCACCGAGCACCACTACTCGGACTACGGCCTGTCGTCGGCTCCGAGCGTCCTGCTCTCGTCCGTCGCCGCGCGTACCGAGCGGATCACCCTCGGCATGGCCGTCTACGTGCTGCCGTTCCACCATCCGCTGCGGCTGGCCGAGGAGACGGCCACCCTGGACATCCTGAGCGGCGGCCGGCTGGTGGTCGGGCTGGGGCGCGGCAACCGCCCCATCGAGTTTCTCGGGCACGGCGTCCCGCAGGACGAGAGCCGTACGCGGATGGAAGAGGGCGTCGAGGTGTTGCTGCGCGCCTGGACCGAGGAGCGCGTCAGCTTCCAGGGGCGGCACTGGCAGATCGACGGCATCCCCGTCTACCCGAAGCCGCGCACCCGCCCCCATCCGCCGCTGGCATTCGCCGTGACCAGCACTGAGAGCCTGGCCTGGGCCGGCCAGCACGGCTACGCCATCATGAGCTCGGGCCTGTTCACGCCGATCGACCCGGTGCTTCGCCAGCGCGAGACGTACGTGACGGCGCTCCGCCAGGGCGGCCAGACCGAGGCCCAGATCGCCAGCCTGCTCGCGCGGTGGATCGTCACCAAGCACGTCTACGTCGCGCCGACCGACGAGCAGGCCCGTGCCGAGGCCGAGGCTGCCGAGCGCTGGTACCTGGATGCCTACGCTCGCTCGATCAGCCCCGACGGGCTGCGTGGCCTGAGCGAGCCGGTCCGGGCGGCGGCGGCAGCCTCGGCGGAACGCGTCTCGGCGCTGCGGTGGGAGGATCTGGTAGACACCTGCCTGCTGGTCGGCTCGCCGGAGACGGTCCGGCGCAAGGCGCTGGAGCTGCGCGCGGCCGGCGTGGGCGAGCTGGTCTGCTGGATGAACTTCGGCGGGATCTCGGCTGAGGGCGCGCGCCGCTCGATGCGCCTGTTCGCCGACGAGGTGATGCCAGCCTTGCGGGAGCCGGCGCTGCCGGGCGGCGGGCGCGGCTGA
- a CDS encoding SH3 domain-containing protein, whose translation MTARIIALALMLALLAACSPGPVQRPLEGAPVGGGAARPDGSPAADAVPPTVSPNNASPGPLASPSASPSPSPVSVGGFVIVATDGAGANMREGPSTSARVITTLAEGTPVETLGQPVNEGGRAWQQIRANGRDGWVVAVVVRRR comes from the coding sequence GTGACCGCTCGAATCATCGCACTCGCGCTCATGCTGGCGCTCCTGGCCGCCTGCTCGCCGGGGCCGGTCCAGCGCCCGCTCGAAGGCGCACCGGTCGGCGGCGGCGCTGCGCGGCCAGACGGCAGCCCGGCCGCGGATGCCGTGCCGCCAACCGTCTCGCCCAACAATGCGTCGCCGGGCCCACTGGCCTCGCCGTCGGCGTCGCCATCGCCGTCGCCGGTCAGCGTCGGCGGCTTCGTCATCGTGGCGACGGACGGCGCCGGTGCAAACATGCGCGAGGGACCGTCCACCAGCGCACGGGTCATCACCACGCTGGCCGAGGGGACGCCCGTCGAGACGCTCGGGCAGCCGGTCAACGAGGGGGGCCGCGCGTGGCAGCAGATCCGCGCCAACGGACGCGACGGCTGGGTCGTGGCCGTGGTGGTGCGCCGCCGCTGA
- a CDS encoding DUF1800 domain-containing protein, protein MALDSERARIAHLLRRAGFGPSERDLTEYTALGFDGAVRRLVDYESIPETPDRVLAEEVGLQVWWLSKMLHTSRPLQEKMTLFWHGLLTSGIQKVKDPNAMQAQNHLLRTHALGQYGPLLRAISRDGAMIRWLDLQTNRKGAPNENYARELLELFTLGIGNYTEDDVDEIARAFTGWSATPDGRFQFLPNQHDAGVKTILGQTGPFDGDAVSDILAAHPQTARFISTKLFRFFAYPSPEPEVIDRLAAVYRQSSGSIEAVVEAIFRSPEFVSERAYRALIKSPTELVVGALRALGAESVPPQAVQTMRLLGQELFNPPNVAGWFGHRSWINASTLLGRFNVLGTLATGLGNPNLGGQPVPTLFGNATSPADRVQRVLDLLLDGEAAPDERDALLAYADQARRPEQLKGLFRVALTLPAYQLN, encoded by the coding sequence ATGGCACTGGACAGTGAGCGCGCACGCATCGCCCATCTCCTGCGCCGAGCCGGCTTCGGCCCGAGCGAGCGCGACCTGACCGAGTACACCGCCCTCGGCTTCGACGGCGCGGTGAGACGGCTGGTGGACTACGAGTCGATCCCGGAGACCCCGGACCGCGTCCTGGCCGAGGAGGTCGGGCTGCAGGTCTGGTGGCTCAGCAAGATGCTGCACACCAGCCGCCCGCTCCAGGAGAAGATGACGCTGTTCTGGCACGGGCTGCTGACCTCGGGCATCCAGAAGGTCAAAGATCCGAACGCGATGCAGGCCCAGAACCACCTGCTGCGGACGCACGCGCTGGGGCAGTATGGCCCCCTGCTCCGGGCGATCTCGCGCGACGGCGCGATGATCCGCTGGCTCGATCTGCAAACCAACCGCAAGGGCGCCCCGAACGAGAACTACGCCCGCGAGCTGCTGGAGCTGTTCACGCTGGGCATCGGCAACTACACCGAAGATGACGTGGACGAGATCGCGCGGGCGTTCACCGGCTGGTCGGCCACGCCTGATGGTCGCTTCCAGTTCCTCCCCAACCAGCACGATGCTGGCGTCAAGACGATCCTCGGGCAGACCGGCCCCTTCGACGGCGACGCTGTCAGCGACATACTGGCCGCCCACCCGCAGACGGCCCGCTTCATTTCCACGAAGCTGTTCCGGTTCTTCGCGTATCCATCTCCCGAGCCGGAGGTCATCGACCGGCTGGCCGCCGTCTACAGGCAGTCGAGCGGCTCGATCGAGGCCGTGGTCGAAGCGATCTTCCGCTCGCCGGAGTTTGTCTCGGAGCGGGCGTACCGCGCCCTCATCAAGAGCCCGACCGAGCTGGTGGTGGGCGCGCTGCGAGCGCTCGGCGCGGAGAGCGTGCCGCCTCAGGCCGTCCAGACGATGCGCCTGCTCGGCCAGGAGCTGTTCAACCCGCCGAACGTGGCCGGCTGGTTCGGGCACCGCAGCTGGATCAACGCCAGCACGCTGCTGGGGCGCTTCAACGTCCTCGGCACGCTGGCCACCGGTCTCGGCAACCCGAACCTCGGCGGCCAGCCCGTCCCGACCCTGTTCGGCAACGCGACCAGCCCGGCCGACCGCGTCCAGCGCGTGCTCGACTTGCTGCTGGACGGCGAGGCCGCCCCCGACGAGCGCGACGCCCTCCTGGCCTACGCCGACCAGGCCCGCCGACCGGAGCAGCTCAAGGGGCTGTTCCGGGTCGCGCTGACGCTGCCGGCGTATCAGCTCAATTGA
- a CDS encoding c-type cytochrome: MAAWWTRVRSGVGVLVRGPVWGLTWGLALGLTGCVGAPSPLDPRTEAAARIAELGWMMIALATVVCIAVFGGLLAALRTMPRQPVELQRRSAATARSEQAERAVLLGGLILPAAILVFTFGYTVYTLRQVAGVAGSGGASGFAAHDDHAPSLAVPQPRPPGTPPPSGALGAPAALLASVGGRPGIEVQLIGHQWWWEIVYPVTGVVTANELHIPSGVPISLTVTSADVIHSFWVPQVTGKVDLIPGKANTLTLRAEQPGVYRGMCSEFCGLQHAMMHLRLVVQTPETFAAWLQAQQQAAAIPASPAAAQGQQVFAARCAECHTVRGLTDGTRGPDLTHVASRSTLGAGIHENTRANLTGWTRDAQTMKPGNKMASIPLSDDDLTALLAYLEGLR, translated from the coding sequence GTGGCGGCTTGGTGGACCCGTGTCAGGTCTGGCGTCGGCGTCCTCGTTCGTGGCCCCGTGTGGGGGCTGACGTGGGGCCTGGCGCTGGGGCTGACCGGCTGCGTCGGCGCGCCGTCCCCGCTCGATCCGCGCACCGAGGCTGCCGCGCGCATCGCCGAGCTTGGCTGGATGATGATCGCCCTGGCGACTGTCGTCTGCATCGCCGTGTTCGGCGGGCTGCTGGCGGCGCTGCGAACCATGCCCCGCCAGCCCGTCGAACTCCAACGGCGCTCGGCGGCGACGGCCCGCTCGGAACAGGCTGAGCGGGCCGTCCTGCTCGGCGGGCTGATCCTCCCTGCCGCCATCCTGGTCTTCACGTTCGGCTACACCGTGTATACCCTCAGGCAGGTGGCGGGGGTGGCCGGGTCCGGCGGCGCATCCGGCTTCGCGGCGCATGACGACCACGCGCCGTCCCTGGCCGTGCCCCAGCCTCGGCCGCCGGGGACGCCGCCGCCCTCGGGCGCGCTCGGGGCGCCGGCCGCGCTGCTGGCCTCGGTGGGCGGGCGGCCGGGCATCGAGGTCCAACTGATCGGCCACCAGTGGTGGTGGGAGATCGTCTACCCCGTGACGGGCGTGGTGACGGCCAACGAGCTGCACATCCCGTCTGGCGTCCCGATCTCGCTGACCGTCACCTCGGCGGACGTGATCCACAGCTTCTGGGTGCCCCAGGTCACCGGCAAGGTCGACTTGATCCCCGGCAAGGCGAACACGCTGACGCTCCGGGCCGAGCAGCCGGGCGTCTACCGGGGGATGTGCAGCGAGTTCTGCGGCCTCCAGCACGCCATGATGCACCTGCGGCTGGTGGTCCAGACGCCGGAGACGTTCGCCGCGTGGCTGCAGGCGCAGCAGCAGGCAGCAGCCATCCCGGCCTCGCCGGCCGCCGCCCAGGGGCAGCAGGTCTTCGCCGCGCGCTGCGCCGAGTGCCACACCGTACGTGGCCTGACGGACGGCACGCGCGGCCCAGACTTGACCCACGTTGCCAGCCGGAGCACGCTCGGGGCGGGCATCCATGAGAACACCCGCGCCAATCTGACGGGCTGGACCCGCGACGCCCAGACCATGAAGCCCGGCAACAAGATGGCGAGCATCCCCCTGTCGGACGACGATCTGACCGCCCTGCTGGCGTACCTGGAGGGGCTGCGATGA
- a CDS encoding SH3 domain-containing protein — MMERVRILLVAAPTAPVRGLAVRLRDPDLDVLVAASAKEALDHVSAGVPDVVVVDGSLPGREVFRLYGRLRSTAPGAAVPVIFTAHDRSQADAAPTTAPDFYLPPEAPLEQVEQLVFSFLPASFVDEEAEAEQPYDDPYLPEDDPVRSAPTYGPHGRLQGGTAVRAPRAPAEPPKPPFWSELIAQLQTGTAAIGLAYLGIYLAAEVLAALDPRLGLVVQGGLLLAALFHGANVPPGPERTFFWTFCLAPLTRIYGLAQPYAGAPPVIWWAFTAIPMVVAGIVAMRVPGLTARECGLIPRPRDIPVAIFMAPVGLAIGVILFMLLDPRALGRELALWSVSVVAFIVVLNPGIVEEIVFRGVLQRAVTSVLGSSLGVLYTALLYAPVLPAGLVSGGSLLGVGLTFAIGLLLSFVTLKTGSIFSATVGHIGIALGLFVIGPYLVPGSLAPAGPESRLPTPKPALVGSPTPAQAAPPTLAIPAPKPTLVQQPTTGASSPTAQQPSAQTPAGQPSAGQPPAGQPTPTPFSLAPPLPTPTPPQPTAPPAPPPGSTATIPGQIVVVRGTGGSGARLRSQPGSNGPIITVIPEYTPLVVIGQDRIVDGTTWRNVRSPNGAEGWVAASFVTTG; from the coding sequence ATGATGGAGCGCGTGCGGATCTTGCTGGTGGCCGCCCCCACCGCGCCTGTCCGTGGCCTGGCCGTTCGCCTGCGGGATCCCGATCTTGACGTCCTGGTGGCGGCCTCCGCGAAGGAGGCGCTCGACCACGTCTCGGCCGGCGTGCCAGACGTCGTGGTGGTGGACGGCAGCCTGCCGGGCCGCGAGGTCTTCCGGCTCTACGGCCGCCTGCGGTCGACGGCCCCCGGCGCTGCCGTGCCGGTCATCTTCACCGCGCATGACCGCTCGCAGGCCGACGCCGCCCCCACGACGGCGCCGGACTTCTACCTCCCACCGGAGGCCCCGCTCGAACAGGTCGAGCAGCTGGTGTTCTCCTTCCTGCCGGCGTCGTTCGTGGACGAGGAGGCCGAGGCCGAGCAGCCCTACGACGATCCGTACCTCCCCGAGGACGATCCTGTCCGGTCTGCCCCGACCTATGGGCCGCACGGCCGGCTCCAGGGCGGGACGGCGGTACGCGCGCCCCGCGCGCCCGCCGAGCCGCCGAAACCGCCGTTCTGGTCGGAGCTGATCGCGCAGCTGCAGACGGGCACCGCCGCCATCGGGCTGGCCTACCTTGGGATCTACCTCGCGGCCGAGGTGCTGGCGGCGCTCGATCCGCGCCTCGGGCTGGTGGTGCAGGGCGGCCTGCTGCTGGCGGCCCTGTTCCACGGCGCGAACGTGCCGCCGGGGCCAGAGCGGACCTTCTTCTGGACGTTCTGCCTCGCGCCTCTGACCCGCATCTACGGGCTGGCGCAGCCGTACGCGGGTGCGCCGCCGGTGATCTGGTGGGCGTTCACGGCGATTCCGATGGTGGTGGCCGGCATCGTGGCGATGCGCGTCCCGGGCCTCACCGCGCGCGAGTGCGGGCTGATCCCTCGGCCTCGGGATATCCCCGTGGCGATCTTCATGGCCCCGGTCGGGCTGGCTATCGGCGTGATCCTGTTCATGCTGCTGGACCCGCGCGCACTCGGGCGCGAGCTGGCGCTCTGGAGCGTGAGCGTCGTCGCGTTCATCGTCGTGCTCAACCCCGGCATCGTGGAGGAGATCGTCTTTCGCGGTGTGCTGCAGCGCGCCGTCACCAGTGTGCTCGGCTCCTCGCTCGGCGTCCTCTACACCGCCCTGCTCTACGCCCCGGTCCTGCCGGCCGGGCTGGTCAGCGGCGGCAGCCTGCTCGGCGTCGGGCTCACCTTCGCCATCGGCCTGCTGCTCTCCTTCGTGACGCTCAAGACCGGCTCGATCTTCAGCGCGACGGTCGGCCACATCGGTATCGCCCTCGGGCTCTTCGTGATCGGGCCGTATCTGGTTCCTGGCAGCCTCGCGCCCGCCGGGCCGGAGTCACGCCTGCCTACGCCGAAGCCGGCCCTGGTCGGGTCGCCGACGCCGGCCCAGGCCGCGCCGCCGACGCTGGCGATCCCGGCCCCCAAGCCGACGCTGGTCCAGCAGCCGACGACGGGCGCGTCCTCGCCAACGGCGCAGCAGCCATCCGCCCAGACCCCGGCGGGCCAGCCCTCAGCCGGGCAGCCGCCGGCCGGCCAGCCCACGCCGACCCCGTTCTCGCTGGCGCCACCGCTGCCTACCCCGACGCCGCCTCAGCCAACCGCGCCGCCGGCCCCGCCGCCCGGCTCGACGGCCACCATCCCCGGCCAGATCGTCGTGGTGCGGGGGACGGGCGGCTCCGGGGCGCGCCTGCGCTCGCAGCCCGGCAGCAACGGCCCGATCATCACGGTCATCCCCGAGTACACGCCGCTGGTGGTCATCGGGCAGGATCGGATTGTGGACGGCACGACGTGGCGCAACGTGCGCTCGCCGAACGGCGCTGAGGGGTGGGTCGCCGCGAGCTTCGTGACGACGGGCTGA
- a CDS encoding DUF1501 domain-containing protein: protein MIVERREFLKHGVGLVTAGLVVPSFLAETARFLDGGVSVAQAATRAGDPSRKILVVVLLAGGNDGINTLVPYGDPLYYQGRPSIAVPREQVLKLDDRVGLSPALKNLKARYDRGQVAVVQGVGYPNPNRSHFRAMDIWQTAVPDRIEPTGWLGRYLQTCGCGTDKHLEGISVGTTVQKSFWTELTLVPAISNLAAFQFGGPRANPAARSYEVEALRRAIGQSRGRPEEEFLRQATQIALDDADTLGQVAQGYQTSVDYPQSPIGESLKTIAQVIAGDVGTRVFFATLGGFDTHANQSATQQRLLTELDGSIEAFMQDVERLQRQDDVLLMTFSEFGRRVNENASNGTDHGTAEPLFMVGGGVKGGLHGRYPSLSDLDRFDLKHTTDFRTVYSSVLQDWLSVAPDAILGGTFGKLPVVA from the coding sequence ATGATCGTGGAGCGACGCGAGTTCTTGAAGCACGGGGTCGGGCTGGTGACGGCTGGCCTCGTCGTGCCGTCCTTCCTGGCGGAGACGGCGCGCTTCCTTGACGGGGGCGTCTCGGTCGCCCAGGCAGCTACGCGTGCCGGAGATCCCTCCCGCAAGATCCTGGTCGTCGTGCTGCTGGCCGGCGGCAACGACGGCATCAACACGCTGGTCCCGTACGGCGATCCGCTCTACTACCAGGGCCGCCCCTCCATCGCGGTCCCCCGCGAGCAGGTCTTGAAGCTGGACGACCGCGTTGGGCTGAGCCCGGCGCTCAAGAACCTGAAGGCGCGCTACGACCGGGGCCAGGTCGCCGTGGTGCAGGGCGTCGGCTACCCGAACCCGAACCGGTCCCACTTCCGCGCGATGGACATCTGGCAGACGGCCGTCCCAGACCGCATCGAGCCGACCGGCTGGCTCGGACGCTACCTCCAGACGTGCGGCTGCGGCACCGACAAGCACCTGGAGGGCATCTCCGTCGGCACGACGGTCCAGAAGTCGTTCTGGACCGAGCTGACGCTGGTCCCGGCCATCTCGAACCTCGCGGCGTTCCAGTTCGGCGGGCCGCGCGCCAACCCGGCCGCGCGGTCCTACGAGGTCGAGGCCCTGCGGCGCGCGATCGGCCAGTCACGGGGCCGGCCGGAGGAGGAGTTTCTGCGGCAGGCGACCCAGATCGCCCTGGACGACGCCGACACGCTCGGGCAGGTGGCGCAGGGCTACCAGACCAGTGTGGACTACCCGCAGAGCCCCATCGGCGAGAGCCTCAAGACGATTGCCCAGGTCATCGCGGGGGACGTCGGCACGCGGGTCTTCTTCGCCACGCTGGGCGGCTTCGACACTCACGCCAACCAGAGCGCCACGCAGCAGCGGCTCCTGACCGAGCTTGACGGTTCGATTGAGGCGTTCATGCAGGACGTCGAGCGGCTCCAGCGCCAGGACGACGTGCTGCTGATGACGTTCTCGGAGTTCGGGCGGCGGGTCAACGAGAACGCCAGCAACGGCACCGACCACGGCACCGCCGAGCCGCTGTTCATGGTCGGCGGCGGGGTCAAGGGCGGGCTGCACGGCCGCTACCCGAGCCTCTCGGACCTGGACCGCTTCGACCTGAAGCACACCACCGACTTCCGCACCGTCTACAGCTCGGTGCTCCAGGACTGGCTGAGCGTCGCGCCCGACGCGATCCTGGGCGGGACGTTCGGGAAGCTGCCGGTGGTGGCCTGA
- a CDS encoding cbb3-type cytochrome c oxidase subunit I: MSRIAWILSKIPGRAREVGLLPSEEEPPRKDPLLRTWHDPDRLWGWLTTVQNGPVVNRYMFAAFALFVIGGLEALMMRTQLAVPNNDWVGPSHYNQLFTMHGSIMMFLVTVPLMEGLASFALPVLLGARELPFPRMTAFGFWTFLFGAILLYTSRAFAQVPEVGWTAYVPLANLEHSPDLGVDFWLLGLSVAEVAALGAGIELAIAVLKMRAPGMTLSRTPVYAWSILVTAYAMLCGFTPLLVATTLLELERKLGTRFFDVAAGGDPLLWQHLFWIFGHPDVYIQFIPATGIISLVIAAFARRPLVSENLIVASLIATAIVSFGLWVHHLFSAGLSVLGMSFFAAASMAIAVPSGIQVVAWIATLWLGRPVFTTALLFALGFIVTFVAGGVTGVMVAAIPFDWQVHDTHFVVAHFHYVLVGGVVFPIFAGFYYWMPKMVGRLLDERLGRWNFWLMFLGFQLTFFPMHITGLLGMPRRSYTYQPGLGWEIPNLISTVGAFVMGLGILIFMWNVIQSVLLGRGERPDDNPWDAGTLDWATPTPPPDEGYRVIPLVQSRYPLWEQKSIERGDPDHERVVRGLAQTPHAWRAQLITSVIAAEPQAIAHLAGPSLWPLLAGIALTLNFVATLFDLYWLLAFSTVATVGATIGWLWPSKLERERRLAGDGDSLHGLPVYTSGTSALGWWTMIHIVLVMAVATACLIFSYYYLHSKAPAWPPAGYDRPELLLPSLATGALALGGGMTYLALRAIRAGSQGGLRGWLTGALLAGGAFLWLTYLGWQQEGLSLSGHAYASLFLTLGWYQVILVVGGLIVLGVVLVQALLGYFDHRRFLAIQNAAIYSAASVVNWVVLYGVVYLTPYLSRSQV; this comes from the coding sequence ATGAGCCGGATCGCCTGGATTCTCTCGAAGATACCAGGGCGGGCGCGTGAGGTTGGGTTGCTGCCCTCAGAGGAGGAGCCGCCGCGGAAGGATCCGCTCCTCCGCACCTGGCACGATCCAGACCGGCTCTGGGGCTGGCTGACGACCGTCCAGAACGGCCCGGTCGTCAACCGCTACATGTTCGCGGCGTTCGCGCTGTTCGTCATCGGCGGGCTGGAAGCGCTGATGATGCGTACCCAGCTCGCTGTGCCCAACAACGACTGGGTCGGGCCGTCGCACTACAACCAGCTCTTCACGATGCACGGCTCGATCATGATGTTCCTGGTGACCGTGCCGTTGATGGAGGGGCTGGCGAGCTTCGCGCTGCCGGTCCTGCTGGGTGCGCGGGAGCTGCCGTTCCCGCGCATGACGGCCTTCGGGTTCTGGACGTTCCTGTTCGGCGCGATCTTGCTCTACACCAGCCGGGCCTTCGCGCAGGTGCCGGAGGTCGGCTGGACCGCCTACGTGCCGCTGGCGAACCTGGAGCACTCGCCAGATCTGGGCGTCGATTTCTGGCTGCTCGGGCTGAGCGTGGCCGAGGTGGCGGCGCTCGGGGCCGGCATCGAGCTGGCCATCGCCGTGCTCAAGATGCGCGCGCCGGGCATGACCCTCAGCCGGACGCCGGTCTACGCCTGGTCGATCCTGGTCACGGCCTACGCGATGCTCTGCGGGTTCACGCCGCTGCTCGTCGCGACGACCCTGCTGGAGCTGGAGCGGAAGCTCGGCACCCGCTTCTTCGACGTCGCCGCCGGCGGCGACCCGCTGCTCTGGCAGCATCTGTTCTGGATCTTCGGGCACCCGGACGTCTACATCCAGTTCATCCCGGCCACCGGCATCATCTCGCTGGTGATCGCGGCGTTCGCGCGCCGGCCTCTTGTCTCCGAGAACCTGATCGTGGCATCGCTGATCGCCACCGCGATTGTCAGCTTCGGGCTGTGGGTGCATCACCTGTTCAGCGCCGGCCTGTCGGTGCTCGGCATGAGCTTCTTCGCGGCCGCCAGCATGGCCATCGCCGTGCCGAGCGGCATCCAGGTCGTCGCCTGGATCGCGACGCTCTGGCTCGGGCGGCCGGTCTTCACCACGGCGCTGCTGTTCGCGCTCGGGTTCATCGTGACGTTCGTGGCCGGCGGCGTGACCGGGGTGATGGTCGCGGCGATCCCGTTCGACTGGCAGGTGCACGACACTCACTTCGTGGTGGCGCACTTCCACTACGTGCTGGTCGGCGGCGTGGTGTTCCCGATCTTCGCCGGCTTCTACTACTGGATGCCGAAAATGGTCGGGCGGCTGCTCGACGAGCGGCTGGGGCGCTGGAACTTCTGGCTGATGTTTCTCGGGTTCCAGTTGACGTTCTTCCCGATGCACATCACCGGACTGCTGGGGATGCCGCGCCGGTCGTACACCTACCAGCCGGGGCTGGGCTGGGAGATCCCGAACCTGATCTCGACGGTCGGGGCGTTCGTCATGGGGCTGGGCATCCTGATCTTCATGTGGAACGTGATCCAGAGTGTGCTGCTCGGGCGCGGCGAGCGGCCAGACGACAACCCCTGGGACGCTGGCACCCTCGACTGGGCCACCCCGACGCCCCCGCCCGACGAGGGGTACCGGGTGATCCCGCTGGTGCAGAGCCGCTACCCGCTCTGGGAGCAGAAGTCCATCGAACGGGGCGACCCCGACCACGAGCGCGTGGTGCGCGGGCTGGCTCAGACCCCGCACGCGTGGCGGGCACAGCTCATCACCAGCGTCATCGCGGCCGAGCCGCAGGCCATCGCCCACCTGGCCGGGCCATCGTTGTGGCCGCTGCTGGCCGGCATCGCGCTGACGCTCAACTTCGTGGCGACCCTCTTCGACCTGTACTGGCTGCTGGCGTTTTCAACTGTGGCAACTGTTGGAGCGACCATCGGCTGGCTCTGGCCGAGCAAGCTCGAGCGCGAGCGGCGGCTGGCGGGCGACGGCGACTCGCTGCACGGCTTGCCCGTCTACACCTCGGGGACCAGCGCCCTCGGCTGGTGGACGATGATCCACATCGTGCTGGTGATGGCGGTGGCGACCGCCTGCCTGATCTTCAGCTACTACTACCTGCACTCGAAGGCCCCGGCCTGGCCGCCGGCCGGCTACGACCGGCCGGAGCTGCTGTTGCCCTCGCTGGCGACGGGCGCGCTGGCCCTCGGCGGTGGCATGACGTACCTCGCCCTCCGTGCGATTCGTGCCGGCTCGCAGGGCGGGCTACGGGGCTGGCTGACCGGGGCGTTGCTCGCCGGCGGCGCGTTTCTCTGGCTGACCTACCTGGGCTGGCAGCAGGAGGGGCTGTCGCTCTCGGGGCACGCCTACGCGTCGCTCTTCCTGACGCTCGGCTGGTACCAGGTGATCCTGGTGGTCGGCGGCCTGATCGTGCTGGGCGTGGTGCTGGTGCAGGCGTTGCTCGGGTACTTCGACCACCGCCGATTCCTGGCGATCCAGAACGCGGCCATCTACAGCGCGGCGTCGGTCGTCAACTGGGTCGTGCTGTACGGCGTCGTGTACCTGACGCCGTACCTGAGCCGGTCGCAGGTGTAG
- a CDS encoding MFS transporter: MIVTDPRSSRRVYQNLGIYLAGQGLSNIGTFSQVVALSLLVLDLSDSGLALGATMSVQAVPQLLLSPWAGPLLDRVPLRRLMLVTALVGLLQAATLSVLAFTNQISMPWVIGLALVLGCVQVFDRPAVQAFLGEIVPREQIHRAVSLASSVQAFGRLGGPALAAVLYAWLGPGLVFGVNAASYLLVVAALLLLRTSAMFPRERRPAQRGQLRDALRYAWSIPALWTILLGNAVVGLFAFNFPTFFATLSTLTFGQPQLFGIAESVNAVTAVLAGLLLARFLHTPTRVTVGVACAALGGTLAWVAVAPTPWLFIASMPFFGAAVVCYTATAQSLVQRHAPREMVGRMMSLFTLGSMGTTPLGGLLVGFVTDQFSPRAAVGMGAASAMLVGVALVLHARWAARAETASASATA; encoded by the coding sequence TTGATTGTCACGGACCCACGATCCTCGCGCCGCGTCTACCAGAACCTCGGCATCTACCTTGCCGGACAGGGCCTCTCGAATATCGGGACGTTCTCCCAGGTGGTGGCGCTCTCCCTGCTCGTCCTCGACCTGAGCGACAGCGGCCTGGCCCTCGGCGCGACCATGAGCGTGCAGGCCGTGCCGCAGTTGCTGCTCAGCCCCTGGGCCGGCCCGCTGCTGGACCGCGTTCCGCTGCGCCGGCTGATGCTGGTCACGGCGCTCGTCGGCCTGCTCCAGGCGGCCACGCTCTCGGTGCTGGCCTTCACGAACCAGATCAGCATGCCCTGGGTCATCGGGCTGGCCCTGGTGCTTGGCTGCGTCCAGGTCTTCGACCGGCCGGCCGTGCAGGCGTTTCTGGGGGAGATCGTCCCGCGCGAGCAGATCCACCGGGCCGTCAGCCTCGCCAGCTCGGTGCAGGCGTTCGGCAGGCTCGGGGGGCCGGCCCTCGCCGCCGTCCTCTACGCGTGGCTTGGCCCCGGGCTGGTCTTTGGCGTCAACGCCGCCTCGTACCTGCTGGTCGTCGCGGCGCTGCTGCTGCTCCGCACCAGCGCGATGTTCCCCCGTGAGCGCCGGCCGGCCCAACGCGGCCAGCTCCGGGATGCACTGCGCTACGCCTGGAGCATCCCCGCCCTCTGGACGATCCTGCTCGGGAACGCCGTCGTCGGACTGTTCGCGTTCAACTTCCCGACCTTCTTCGCGACGCTCTCAACGCTCACCTTCGGCCAGCCGCAGCTGTTCGGGATCGCCGAGAGCGTCAACGCGGTGACGGCGGTGCTGGCCGGCCTGCTGCTGGCTCGCTTTCTCCACACCCCGACCCGCGTGACGGTCGGCGTGGCCTGCGCGGCGCTCGGCGGGACGCTCGCCTGGGTGGCCGTCGCGCCGACGCCGTGGCTCTTCATTGCCAGCATGCCGTTCTTCGGCGCGGCGGTTGTCTGCTACACGGCAACGGCGCAATCGCTGGTGCAGCGACACGCCCCCCGTGAGATGGTCGGGCGGATGATGAGCCTGTTCACCCTCGGCTCGATGGGCACCACGCCGCTCGGCGGGCTGCTGGTGGGATTTGTCACCGACCAGTTTTCGCCGCGCGCCGCCGTCGGGATGGGAGCGGCCAGCGCGATGCTGGTGGGGGTGGCACTGGTGCTGCACGCACGGTGGGCAGCACGGGCCGAGACGGCATCGGCGTCGGCCACCGCCTGA